AAGGCTTTCAATTGGATTGCGGATACCGGCTGGATTTGTTTGTTGAGAACAGGTTAATTCTTGAGATAAAATCAGTAGATAAATTATTGCCAATTCATGAAGCACAAATTTTAACCTATATGAAATTGGCCAAGGTGTCAGTCGGCTTGCTGATAAACTTCAATGTCGAGCTTTTAAAGGAAGGGATCAGAAGATTCGTTTTGTAAAATCTTCGTGAACTTTGTGCTCTCGTGGTTTTAATAGCTTGCCAACCCAAGCGCTAAACAGATGCAGCCCCCTCTCCATTCTCAACCACCGTTGCACTAGTTACGCTTTTTGTTAACCGAGGGGTGTTGGCAAGCGGATGCATGTTTTGATTCATCCGTTCACCGTTCCTATTTGTACGAGGGAGACCATGGTCCACCACCGTTGCTGGATTTTATTGCTTATACTGCTGGCTCTGACTGCAACCGAAGAAAAAGCCGCGGTGGGGAGCAAAGCTGCGCCGGACAGCGCGCTCTTCTTTGCGGACCTGCCCTTTGCCATGCCGGAGATTACTTTGCCCCGAATCCCCAATCGTCAGGTGCGCATCACCGCATACGGCGCTCTGGGCGATGGCCGCGCTATGAACACCACGGCCTTTAGCAGAGCCATCGAGGCCTGTCATGCCGATGGAGGAGGACGTGTGATCGTGCCGGCTGGTATCTGGTTGACCGGTCCTATTGTGCTCAAGGACAACATCGATCTGCATCTGGAAAAGAACGCCTGCATTGTGTTCAGCCCGCAGCTGGACCAGTATCCGGTCGTTCACACTCAGTATGAAGGCGTGAGCGCGTTTCGCCGGCAGTCGCCGATCTCTGGCAGGGATCTTGAGAACATCGCCATCACTGGTCCCGGCCTGGTGGACGGTTCCGGCCAGGCCTGGCGACCGGTAAAAAAGATGAAAATGACCAGCCGTCAGTGGAAAGAGCTGATCACTTCCGGCGGAGTGCTGTCGTCCAACGGCACCATCTGGCATCCCTCACGGCAGGCGATGGAGGGAGAGGCCCTGCTGGAAAAGCTGCGAAAGAAAAACAGTACCGATCCCGCTGCCTATGCGGCGTGTGCGGAATACCTGCGGCCGGTCATGGTGTCGCTGGTGCGCTGTAAAAAGGTGCTGCTGGACGGGCCGACCTTTTCCAACTCCCCGGCCTGGAACCTGCATCCCTTTTTGTGTGAGGATGTGGTGATCCGCAACCTCACGGTGCGCAATCCTTGGTATTCCCAGAACGGCGATGGATTGGATATCGAATCCTGCCGGCGTGTGCTGGTAGAAGAGTGCTCGTTCGATGTCGGAGATGATGCGATCTGCGTGAAATCCGGCAAAGGGGAGCAGGGGCGGCGTCTGGCGCGACCCTGCGAATGGCTGGTCGTGCGAGATTGCACCGTGTATCACGGACACGGCGGTTTTACCATCGGCAGCGAGATGTCCGGCGGAGTCCGCAACGTGGCGGTGCAGAACTGCACCTTTATCGGCACAGACATGGGGGTGCGCTTTAAAAGCACCAGAGGACGGGGAGGCGTGGTGGAGAACATCTATATTGAAAATATCTATATGCAGGATATTCCCACCGACGCCATCGGCTTTAATCTGTTTTACAGCAACCAGGAGCCTCTGGTGGCTGCAGCGGACGAGGCCGCCTTCGTGGCCGAGGAGCCGGTCTCTGAAGAGACGCCGCGATTCCGCAGAATTTATCTCAAGAACATTTTATGCCGCGGCGCCGGCCGGGCGGTTTTTTTGCAAGG
The bacterium genome window above contains:
- a CDS encoding GxxExxY protein — translated: GFQLDCGYRLDLFVENRLILEIKSVDKLLPIHEAQILTYMKLAKVSVGLLINFNVELLKEGIRRFVL
- a CDS encoding glycoside hydrolase family 28 protein; this translates as MVHHRCWILLLILLALTATEEKAAVGSKAAPDSALFFADLPFAMPEITLPRIPNRQVRITAYGALGDGRAMNTTAFSRAIEACHADGGGRVIVPAGIWLTGPIVLKDNIDLHLEKNACIVFSPQLDQYPVVHTQYEGVSAFRRQSPISGRDLENIAITGPGLVDGSGQAWRPVKKMKMTSRQWKELITSGGVLSSNGTIWHPSRQAMEGEALLEKLRKKNSTDPAAYAACAEYLRPVMVSLVRCKKVLLDGPTFSNSPAWNLHPFLCEDVVIRNLTVRNPWYSQNGDGLDIESCRRVLVEECSFDVGDDAICVKSGKGEQGRRLARPCEWLVVRDCTVYHGHGGFTIGSEMSGGVRNVAVQNCTFIGTDMGVRFKSTRGRGGVVENIYIENIYMQDIPTDAIGFNLFYSNQEPLVAAADEAAFVAEEPVSEETPRFRRIYLKNILCRGAGRAVFLQGLPEMPIEEIELHNSTISSKAGFYAEDAQSVVVDHLSLDTTAPMYTLTNCREVTLRNTLSLEKGVALRVRGPRSAQIRLPGIDQRLGSQVVEQSANVPADAVLLPE